A window of Streptomyces sp. SAI-127 contains these coding sequences:
- a CDS encoding nuclear transport factor 2 family protein — protein sequence MTDLRAIADRIEIQALAGEFTDAGMLRDYDRLAALFAEDGVLRIPAAGVEFTGPEEIREGIERLRGVWEYFVQTVHPGVVGVDGDSAYGRAYIVEFGRMRDGSSHANHALYHDRYRRTPDGWRFTERSYEIRYLDTTALTGAPPEPGLTVSLPAGSAEA from the coding sequence ATGACCGATCTGCGGGCCATCGCCGACCGCATCGAGATCCAGGCACTGGCGGGAGAGTTCACCGACGCGGGGATGCTGCGGGACTACGACCGCCTCGCCGCGCTGTTCGCCGAGGACGGCGTCCTGCGGATACCCGCCGCCGGCGTCGAGTTCACCGGCCCCGAGGAGATCCGCGAGGGGATCGAACGGCTGCGGGGCGTGTGGGAGTACTTCGTGCAGACCGTGCACCCGGGAGTGGTCGGGGTCGACGGCGACAGCGCGTACGGACGGGCGTACATCGTGGAGTTCGGGCGGATGCGCGACGGCAGTTCACACGCCAACCACGCCCTGTACCACGACCGCTACCGCCGCACCCCGGACGGCTGGAGGTTCACCGAGCGCTCCTACGAGATCCGCTACCTCGACACCACCGCGCTCACGGGCGCCCCGCCCGAGCCCGGACTGACCGTGTCCCTTCCCGCCGGGAG
- the sigJ gene encoding RNA polymerase sigma factor SigJ yields the protein MSTPSEPALSAIMGERRRLINLAYRLLGSLADAEDVVQETYARWYAMPPEQQAAIRSPGGWLTTVAGRICLDVLGSARARRERYVGEWLPEPVPDSTEWAGTPVDPADRVTLDESVGMAFLVLLESMTPAERVTFVLHDVFRYPFADVAEIVGRTPAACRQLAVSARRRVGEARPPTTSTARHAGVVRDFKEAWQAKDIGALVQLLDPNAVATSDGGGLVTALPVPLHGGEPIARFLAGLLTGAPETALLERTVNGRPGLVVQVDDTVQAVLALDVEDDRVTRIWAVRNPEKLRPWTAG from the coding sequence ATGAGCACACCGTCCGAGCCGGCCCTGAGCGCGATCATGGGTGAGCGGCGCCGGCTGATCAATCTCGCGTACCGGCTCCTCGGGTCCCTCGCGGACGCCGAGGACGTCGTGCAGGAGACGTACGCCCGCTGGTACGCCATGCCGCCCGAGCAGCAGGCGGCGATCAGGTCGCCGGGCGGCTGGCTGACCACGGTCGCCGGGCGGATCTGCCTGGACGTGCTCGGCTCGGCGCGGGCCCGGCGGGAGAGGTACGTCGGTGAGTGGCTCCCGGAGCCTGTGCCGGACAGCACGGAGTGGGCCGGCACCCCGGTGGATCCCGCCGACCGGGTCACGCTCGACGAGTCGGTCGGGATGGCCTTCCTCGTGCTGCTGGAGTCGATGACCCCGGCCGAGCGGGTGACGTTCGTCCTGCACGACGTCTTCCGCTACCCGTTCGCCGACGTGGCGGAGATCGTCGGCCGTACCCCGGCGGCCTGCCGTCAGCTGGCCGTCTCGGCCCGCCGGCGCGTGGGCGAGGCCCGGCCCCCCACGACGTCGACGGCCCGGCACGCGGGCGTGGTGCGGGATTTCAAGGAGGCCTGGCAGGCGAAGGACATCGGCGCTCTCGTCCAGCTCCTCGACCCGAACGCCGTGGCGACCAGCGACGGCGGCGGCCTCGTCACCGCCCTGCCCGTCCCGCTGCACGGCGGTGAGCCGATCGCCCGCTTCCTGGCCGGTCTCCTCACCGGCGCCCCCGAGACGGCCCTCCTGGAACGCACGGTGAACGGCCGGCCGGGCCTGGTGGTCCAGGTGGACGACACCGTCCAGGCGGTCCTCGCCCTCGATGTCGAGGACGACCGGGTCACCCGTATCTGGGCGGTACGGAACCCGGAAAAGCTGCGGCCCTGGACGGCGGGCTGA
- a CDS encoding S8 family peptidase: protein MKKACAATIAAAAAVALAAGMTSPASADAQQTASVAQTNKAQLTPKHRITLITGDRVVVDAKGRVVGLEPAKGREHIPVQLRKADGHTYVLPSDVVRLVSSGKLDQRLFDVTELNKAATRKSQSKGLKVIVGYKGAASTAKGDVRDAGTLRHSLTSLNADAVQTPKEDAPELWDAVTNGDKTASGIAHVWLDGVRKASLDKSVPQIGAPTAWAKGYDGKGVKIAVLDTGVDATHPDLKDQVIASKNFSTSADATDKFGHGTHVASIAAGTGAKSGGKYKGVAPGAKLLNGKVLSDDGYGEDSEILAGMEWAAEQGADVVNLSLGGGDTPEIDPLEAEVNKLSQTKGILFAIAAGNEGDFGDQTIGSPGSAASALTVGAVDDKDKLASFSSTGPGLDGQIKPDVTAPGVDITAAAAPGSLIAKEVGEKPAGYLTISGTSMATPHVAGAAAILKQEHPDWDYAELKGALTGSTKGGKYTPFQQGSGRIQVDQAIKQTVIADPVSVSFGTQSWPHTDDKPDTKKVTYRNLGTKDVTLKLSSTATNPKGQAAPAGFFKLGATTVTVPANGGTASVDLIVNTKLGGTLDGAYSAYVTATGGGQTVRTAAAVQREVESYDVTLKVLGRDGQPTKNYSSDLSGISGLGNGKWYTPYDEDGTVTVRVPKGGYVLSTTTFVDPEDVTKGTDWLVQPKLNVTKSTTVTLDARKAKPVDITVPDAAAKSEFASPGFQIETPNSGYGFGWFLDSYAGFNTAHIGPQVTDGSLTQQFDGHWSKGATEQYDTVAGGKVKQFATGYTKHYKASELAKVKVGMGAAASGKKGSINAVGWLPGSFSASSMGIQQTLPGTRTLHLSTLSGVKWQMDFEQDGGVDPDGFPLAEAFYTLGASQSFQGGKSYGKTFNTAVFGPHLNADFGLFRNGNEILGSLPLFADGQGHAGSSLFTSVNTTLYKNGVKVGSNDDPLFGEKTFKVPAGQASYKLTTSVKRSVKVAAASTRIDASWTFSSKKTADFTKLPASMVRFNAATGLDSRVEAGKTVKIPLTVEGSAKGSNLKSLAVYVSYDYGQTWKKVTVSGGKITVKNPAKGKAISFHAKIADKKGNKSTISIYNAYYGK, encoded by the coding sequence GTGAAAAAGGCATGCGCGGCCACGATCGCCGCGGCGGCCGCGGTAGCGCTCGCGGCGGGCATGACCAGCCCGGCGTCGGCGGACGCGCAGCAGACGGCGAGCGTCGCGCAGACCAACAAGGCGCAGCTCACGCCCAAGCACCGCATCACCCTGATCACCGGTGACCGCGTCGTCGTGGACGCCAAGGGCCGCGTCGTGGGCCTGGAGCCCGCGAAGGGCCGCGAGCACATACCCGTTCAGCTCCGCAAGGCCGACGGCCACACCTACGTGCTGCCGTCCGACGTCGTCCGCCTGGTGTCGAGCGGCAAGCTCGACCAGCGGCTGTTCGACGTCACCGAGCTCAACAAGGCCGCCACCCGCAAGTCCCAGAGCAAGGGACTGAAGGTGATCGTCGGCTACAAGGGCGCGGCGAGCACGGCCAAGGGCGACGTCCGGGACGCGGGCACGCTCCGCCACTCCCTGACCTCCCTGAACGCCGACGCGGTACAGACGCCGAAGGAGGACGCGCCCGAGCTGTGGGACGCCGTCACCAACGGCGACAAGACCGCCTCCGGCATCGCGCACGTCTGGCTCGACGGTGTCCGCAAGGCCAGCCTCGACAAGTCCGTGCCGCAGATCGGCGCCCCGACCGCCTGGGCCAAGGGCTACGACGGCAAGGGCGTCAAGATCGCCGTCCTGGACACCGGCGTCGACGCGACCCACCCGGACCTCAAGGACCAGGTGATCGCGTCGAAGAACTTCTCCACCTCCGCCGACGCGACCGACAAGTTCGGCCACGGCACCCACGTCGCCTCCATCGCGGCCGGTACCGGCGCGAAGTCGGGCGGCAAGTACAAGGGTGTGGCGCCGGGCGCCAAGCTGCTCAACGGCAAGGTGCTCAGCGACGACGGCTACGGCGAGGACTCGGAGATCCTCGCCGGCATGGAGTGGGCGGCCGAGCAGGGCGCCGACGTCGTCAACCTCAGCCTGGGCGGCGGCGACACCCCCGAGATCGACCCGCTGGAAGCCGAGGTCAACAAGCTCTCGCAGACCAAGGGCATCCTGTTCGCCATCGCCGCCGGCAACGAGGGCGACTTCGGCGACCAGACCATCGGTTCCCCGGGCAGCGCCGCCTCGGCCCTGACCGTCGGCGCGGTCGACGACAAGGACAAGCTGGCGTCCTTCTCCAGCACCGGCCCCGGCCTCGACGGGCAGATCAAGCCCGACGTGACCGCGCCCGGCGTGGACATCACCGCGGCCGCCGCTCCCGGCAGCCTCATCGCCAAGGAGGTCGGCGAGAAGCCGGCCGGTTACCTCACCATCTCCGGTACGTCGATGGCGACCCCGCATGTCGCGGGCGCGGCGGCGATCCTCAAGCAGGAGCACCCGGACTGGGACTACGCCGAGCTGAAGGGCGCCCTGACGGGCTCCACGAAGGGCGGCAAGTACACCCCGTTCCAGCAGGGTTCGGGCCGTATCCAGGTCGACCAGGCCATCAAGCAGACCGTCATCGCCGACCCGGTGTCGGTGAGCTTCGGCACGCAGTCGTGGCCGCACACCGACGACAAGCCGGACACCAAGAAGGTGACGTACCGCAACCTCGGTACGAAGGACGTCACGCTGAAGCTGTCGTCGACGGCCACCAACCCGAAGGGCCAGGCCGCTCCGGCCGGCTTCTTCAAGCTGGGCGCCACCACGGTGACGGTCCCGGCGAACGGCGGCACGGCATCCGTCGACCTCATCGTCAACACGAAGCTGGGCGGCACGCTCGACGGTGCCTACTCGGCGTACGTGACCGCGACGGGCGGCGGCCAGACCGTCCGCACGGCGGCCGCGGTGCAGCGCGAGGTCGAGTCGTACGACGTCACGCTGAAGGTCCTCGGCCGTGACGGTCAGCCGACCAAGAACTACTCGAGCGACCTGAGCGGTATCTCCGGCCTCGGCAACGGCAAGTGGTACACGCCGTACGACGAGGACGGCACCGTCACCGTGCGCGTGCCCAAGGGCGGTTACGTCCTCAGCACCACGACCTTCGTGGACCCGGAGGACGTCACCAAGGGCACCGACTGGCTGGTCCAGCCGAAGCTGAACGTCACCAAGAGCACGACGGTCACGCTGGACGCCCGCAAGGCCAAGCCGGTCGACATCACCGTGCCGGACGCGGCCGCCAAGTCGGAGTTCGCCTCGCCCGGCTTCCAGATCGAGACGCCCAACAGCGGTTACGGCTTCGGCTGGTTCCTGGACTCGTACGCGGGCTTCAACACCGCGCACATCGGTCCGCAGGTGACCGACGGCTCGCTCACCCAGCAGTTCGACGGCCACTGGAGCAAGGGCGCCACCGAGCAGTACGACACCGTCGCCGGCGGCAAGGTCAAGCAGTTCGCCACCGGTTACACCAAGCACTACAAGGCGAGCGAGCTGGCCAAGGTGAAGGTCGGCATGGGCGCCGCCGCCAGTGGCAAGAAGGGCTCGATCAACGCCGTGGGCTGGCTGCCCGGCTCCTTCTCCGCCTCCTCGATGGGTATCCAGCAGACCCTGCCGGGCACCCGCACCCTGCACCTGTCCACCCTCAGCGGTGTGAAGTGGCAGATGGACTTCGAGCAGGACGGTGGCGTCGACCCGGACGGCTTCCCGCTCGCCGAGGCGTTCTACACGCTCGGTGCCTCGCAGTCCTTCCAGGGCGGCAAGTCCTACGGGAAGACCTTCAACACCGCGGTCTTCGGCCCGCATCTCAACGCCGACTTCGGTCTGTTCCGCAACGGCAACGAGATCCTCGGCTCGCTCCCGCTGTTCGCGGACGGCCAGGGCCACGCCGGCTCGTCGCTGTTCACCTCGGTCAACACGACGCTGTACAAGAACGGCGTCAAGGTCGGCTCGAACGACGACCCGCTGTTCGGCGAGAAGACCTTCAAGGTCCCGGCCGGCCAGGCCTCGTACAAGCTGACGACCTCGGTCAAGCGCAGCGTCAAGGTCGCGGCGGCCTCCACCCGGATCGACGCCAGCTGGACGTTCTCGTCCAAGAAGACCGCCGACTTCACCAAGCTGCCCGCCTCCATGGTCCGCTTCAACGCGGCCACGGGTCTGGACAGCAGGGTCGAGGCCGGTAAGACGGTCAAGATCCCGCTGACCGTCGAGGGCTCCGCCAAGGGCTCCAACCTGAAGTCCCTCGCGGTGTACGTGTCGTACGACTACGGCCAGACCTGGAAGAAGGTCACGGTCTCGGGCGGCAAGATCACCGTGAAGAACCCGGCGAAGGGGAAGGCCATCTCCTTCCACGCCAAGATCGCCGACAAGAAGGGCAACAAGTCGACGATCTCGATCTACAACGCCTACTACGGGAAGTGA
- a CDS encoding ABC transporter ATP-binding protein, which produces MYELRSVTKRYSRGKDTVDALAGVDLTIADGDRLVIQGPTGGGKSTLLQMLGGLDKPTEGEVVLDGTDLAKLSEARLTKVRSENIGFVFQSFNLIPTLTAQENVETALVPLGVKGKERRERAAEALTSVGLGERLRHLPSELSGGQQQRVAIARALVKQPKVLLADEPTGNLDESMRDEIMDVLERMWKELGLTFIMVTHDSAIAKKAPRLATIRKGRITVKENAAS; this is translated from the coding sequence ATGTACGAACTCAGAAGCGTCACCAAGCGCTACTCCCGAGGCAAGGACACCGTCGACGCGCTCGCCGGTGTCGACCTCACCATCGCCGACGGGGACCGTCTCGTCATCCAGGGCCCCACGGGCGGCGGCAAGTCCACCCTGCTCCAGATGCTCGGCGGACTGGACAAGCCCACGGAAGGCGAAGTCGTGCTCGATGGCACCGACTTGGCCAAGCTGTCGGAGGCCAGGCTCACCAAGGTCCGCAGCGAGAACATCGGCTTCGTCTTCCAGTCCTTCAACCTCATCCCCACCCTCACCGCCCAGGAGAACGTCGAGACCGCCCTCGTACCCCTCGGCGTGAAGGGAAAGGAGCGACGGGAGCGGGCGGCCGAGGCCCTCACCTCCGTCGGGCTCGGCGAGCGCCTGAGGCATCTGCCCTCCGAGTTGTCCGGCGGACAGCAGCAGCGGGTGGCCATCGCCCGGGCCCTCGTCAAGCAGCCGAAGGTACTCCTCGCCGACGAACCCACCGGCAACCTCGACGAGTCGATGCGCGACGAGATCATGGACGTACTCGAACGCATGTGGAAGGAGCTGGGGCTGACCTTCATCATGGTCACCCACGACTCCGCCATCGCGAAGAAAGCCCCGCGTCTCGCCACGATCCGCAAGGGCAGGATCACGGTGAAGGAGAACGCCGCCTCCTGA
- a CDS encoding ABC transporter permease, producing MFFTYLRRELRRRRKAALVVASGLALGIALVIVVSSVSSGMGKAQDKVLQSLYGLGTDMTVTKAAQPQADSSERPRFRFDAQDNGSDAEQSSDRVLVQGFQTLSTSTVSKVDQQTGVSDAVGGLSLQVIKINGQFTRGEFQQNGNGGGEGGGFGRNGGGTGQPQGEVRGGGADFDVNNYSVFGTDVTKAALGPLTSSKITSGRTFTSSETAAKVAVVDSAYAKEKKLKVGSTVTIKSVKFKVIGIATADSGDAAANVYIPLTQAQTLSDSKNKVTTIYVKATDSQKIDSVKSTIQKNISGTTVTTSADLADTVSGSLSTASSLATNVGKWLSIAVLIAAFLVAGLLTSSAVSRRVREFGTLKALGWKSGRVTRQVVGEAMVNGLLGGALGIALGLAGAYVVTAVSPTLQAQLGGGGGGTGGPGGGGFGGGFGRQAAARTLDVSLTAPVSLTTVSIAVGLAVAGGLIAGAFGGWRASRLRPADALRRVE from the coding sequence ATGTTCTTCACCTACCTGAGGCGCGAACTGCGCCGCCGCAGAAAGGCGGCCCTCGTCGTCGCCTCCGGGCTCGCGCTCGGGATCGCGCTGGTCATCGTGGTCAGCTCCGTGTCGTCCGGCATGGGGAAGGCCCAGGACAAGGTCCTCCAGTCGCTGTACGGGCTGGGCACGGACATGACGGTCACCAAGGCCGCCCAGCCGCAGGCCGATTCGTCGGAGCGGCCGCGTTTCCGGTTCGACGCGCAGGACAACGGCTCCGACGCGGAGCAGAGCAGCGACCGGGTGCTGGTGCAGGGGTTCCAGACCCTGTCCACCTCCACGGTCTCCAAGGTCGACCAGCAGACCGGGGTCTCGGACGCGGTCGGCGGGCTGAGCCTGCAAGTCATCAAGATCAACGGCCAGTTCACTCGCGGCGAGTTCCAGCAGAACGGCAACGGGGGCGGTGAAGGCGGCGGCTTCGGCCGGAACGGCGGCGGCACCGGCCAGCCACAGGGTGAAGTGCGGGGCGGCGGCGCCGACTTCGACGTCAACAACTACTCCGTCTTCGGCACCGACGTCACCAAGGCGGCCCTCGGCCCGCTGACCTCCTCCAAGATCACCAGCGGCCGTACGTTCACGTCGAGCGAGACCGCCGCCAAGGTCGCCGTCGTCGACTCCGCGTACGCCAAGGAGAAGAAACTCAAGGTCGGTTCCACCGTCACCATCAAGAGCGTCAAGTTCAAGGTGATCGGTATCGCCACCGCGGACAGCGGGGACGCGGCCGCCAACGTCTACATCCCGCTCACCCAGGCGCAGACCCTCAGCGACTCGAAGAACAAGGTCACCACGATCTACGTCAAGGCGACCGACTCGCAGAAGATCGACTCCGTCAAGTCGACGATCCAGAAGAACATCTCGGGTACGACGGTGACGACCTCGGCGGATCTCGCGGACACGGTGTCGGGGTCGCTGTCGACGGCCTCCTCGCTCGCCACCAACGTGGGCAAGTGGCTCTCCATCGCCGTGCTCATCGCCGCCTTCCTCGTCGCCGGTCTGCTGACCTCGTCCGCGGTCTCGCGCCGGGTGCGGGAGTTCGGCACCCTCAAGGCGCTGGGGTGGAAGTCGGGGCGGGTGACCCGGCAGGTCGTCGGCGAGGCGATGGTGAACGGGCTGCTGGGCGGGGCGCTGGGCATCGCGCTGGGTCTGGCGGGCGCGTACGTCGTGACGGCCGTCAGCCCCACGTTGCAGGCCCAGTTGGGCGGCGGCGGTGGCGGCACGGGCGGTCCCGGTGGCGGAGGCTTCGGCGGTGGGTTCGGCCGTCAGGCGGCCGCCAGGACGCTGGACGTCTCCCTGACCGCTCCGGTCAGCCTTACGACGGTGTCGATCGCGGTCGGGCTGGCTGTGGCCGGCGGTCTCATCGCCGGGGCGTTCGGCGGCTGGCGCGCGTCCCGGCTGCGGCCGGCTGATGCGCTGCGGCGAGTCGAGTAG